One part of the Pueribacillus theae genome encodes these proteins:
- the ytvI gene encoding sporulation integral membrane protein YtvI — MNRNVVYSVIRFISLIIILFLSCLLLYYAAKVTYPFIIAFAFAFLINPIVNFFEKRWKIRRAFSVLLTMLLILLVVAGIVTIIVMEAINGFIYLADIVPGKFQILVRYLETFFVDSILPFYNQLALMLDNLDPSYQNTIIENVESIGSQITDGFKNAMQALATGISAIIVSLPNFATAFIISLLATFFISKDWYKLKEMFRKITPEKAVESGGNLYNELRKALFGFIKAQATLISITAVIVLVGLLILRVDYAISIALIIGLVDLLPYLGTGLIFVPWIIYSFFTENYFLTIGLSVLYSIVVVQRQVMEPKILSSNIDMDPLATLIALFVGFKLFGFLGLILGPVLLVVGKTLYKTGVFNELWRFIVVK; from the coding sequence ATGAACCGTAATGTTGTCTATAGTGTTATCCGTTTTATTTCATTAATAATCATCTTATTTTTAAGTTGTCTTTTGTTGTATTATGCCGCAAAAGTAACATATCCTTTCATTATTGCATTCGCTTTCGCCTTTTTAATAAATCCAATTGTTAACTTCTTTGAAAAAAGATGGAAAATAAGGCGGGCTTTTTCTGTTCTTTTAACGATGTTACTTATTTTGCTCGTTGTTGCCGGCATTGTTACGATCATCGTGATGGAAGCGATTAATGGATTTATTTATTTGGCTGATATTGTTCCAGGCAAATTCCAAATTCTTGTCCGCTACTTAGAAACGTTCTTCGTTGACAGCATTTTGCCGTTCTACAATCAACTGGCGTTGATGCTTGACAATTTAGATCCATCTTATCAAAATACGATCATTGAAAATGTTGAATCGATTGGTTCCCAAATTACAGACGGCTTTAAAAATGCAATGCAGGCACTTGCCACTGGCATTTCCGCCATCATTGTCAGCCTGCCTAACTTTGCGACTGCGTTTATCATCTCACTTCTAGCAACGTTCTTTATAAGTAAAGACTGGTATAAATTAAAAGAAATGTTTCGCAAAATCACTCCAGAGAAAGCAGTGGAAAGCGGTGGAAATCTATATAATGAATTAAGAAAAGCCCTTTTTGGCTTCATTAAAGCCCAGGCGACACTTATTTCCATTACAGCTGTTATCGTATTGGTCGGTCTTTTAATTTTACGGGTGGATTATGCCATTTCAATTGCGCTTATTATCGGTTTGGTTGATCTGCTGCCTTACTTAGGAACTGGCCTTATCTTTGTTCCATGGATTATCTACAGTTTCTTTACAGAAAATTATTTTCTAACGATTGGATTGTCTGTTCTATACAGCATTGTCGTTGTCCAAAGGCAAGTGATGGAACCGAAAATTCTTTCATCTAATATTGATATGGATCCGCTTGCGACACTTATCGCTTTATTCGTCGGATTTAAGCTTTTCGGCTTTTTAGGATTGATTCTCGGCCCTGTTCTGCTTGTTGTCGGTAAAACACTTTACAAAACGGGTGTGTTTAATGAATTGTGGAGATTTATCGTTGTGAAATAA
- a CDS encoding TRAP transporter permease has protein sequence MENERENERLNLFWKVIVVISMLLGIFLSINKLFYLEAFGFNPIETSYLYYLLAAFMPISFLIFPARKTHTDSVKWFDIILFVVSLVIVTYFGMQGNRIILEGWDWNAPMLPTVFSIILWALLLEALRRVGGLVLMLICGLISLYPLIAADVPIGFLQGQSYDFLTTARNHIMSSNSVFGIAYSTIGNLLLGFLVFGVVITRTGGGDFFFKLALSIFGRSRGGSAKVAVVGSAFFGMLSGSAVSNAVTIGAMTIPAMKKTGYKPHYAAAIEATASTGGTITPPIMGSAAFIMASFLAVPYYEIALAAAIPALLYYLGVFIQIDGNAARNHLKGMPKSEIPSFWKTLKEGWYYILAIALMIYFLAVLNSEGQAPYYASLALIIIAMIKKETRMNKEQFFDMLVNVGKVLADIVVLIAGVGFIVGALSATGVSFSFSRELVAAAGDNTLLILLGGAITCFVLGMGMTVSAVYVFLAIIMAPALVAIGVDPIAAHLFVVYWATVSYITPPVALAAFATASIAGANPMKTGFQAVQLGAVKFIVPFYMVYNPEILIGRGEWTETVIAIILATIGIFVIASALEGYLLGGGEINPIIRIILFVAGIMMFIPQTAVEISGIVIIILVFLFKYMTRSKSGKENLEGA, from the coding sequence ATGGAAAACGAAAGAGAGAACGAAAGACTAAACTTGTTTTGGAAAGTTATTGTTGTCATCTCAATGCTATTGGGGATTTTCCTATCGATTAACAAGTTGTTTTATTTAGAAGCTTTCGGATTCAATCCGATTGAAACTTCTTACCTTTACTATTTGTTGGCTGCTTTTATGCCAATATCCTTTTTGATTTTTCCAGCGAGAAAAACGCATACAGACTCTGTGAAATGGTTTGATATCATTCTATTTGTCGTTTCGTTGGTTATCGTTACTTATTTCGGAATGCAAGGAAACCGGATTATTTTGGAAGGCTGGGACTGGAATGCCCCCATGCTGCCGACTGTTTTCAGTATTATTCTTTGGGCGCTTTTACTAGAGGCGTTGAGAAGAGTCGGGGGGCTTGTGCTCATGCTCATTTGTGGGTTGATCTCCCTTTATCCTTTGATCGCAGCAGATGTACCCATTGGCTTTTTGCAAGGGCAATCCTATGATTTCTTAACGACTGCAAGAAACCATATTATGAGTTCAAATAGCGTATTCGGAATCGCGTATTCAACAATCGGGAATTTACTTCTAGGCTTCCTCGTTTTCGGGGTCGTCATTACCCGGACAGGCGGCGGAGACTTTTTCTTTAAATTGGCACTCTCTATTTTTGGAAGATCACGCGGAGGTTCCGCGAAAGTTGCGGTTGTCGGCAGTGCGTTCTTTGGAATGTTAAGCGGAAGTGCGGTTTCAAACGCTGTTACAATCGGAGCGATGACGATTCCAGCGATGAAAAAGACGGGCTACAAGCCACACTATGCCGCCGCAATTGAAGCGACTGCTTCGACCGGTGGAACAATCACACCTCCAATTATGGGATCGGCTGCTTTTATTATGGCGTCATTTTTGGCCGTACCATACTATGAAATCGCGTTGGCTGCAGCAATTCCAGCCCTCTTATATTATTTAGGCGTATTTATACAAATTGATGGAAATGCGGCTAGAAATCATTTGAAAGGGATGCCAAAATCAGAAATTCCTTCCTTCTGGAAAACACTAAAAGAAGGATGGTATTACATCCTAGCCATTGCTCTCATGATTTATTTCTTGGCTGTGCTTAATTCAGAGGGACAAGCACCTTATTATGCAAGTTTAGCTTTGATCATTATCGCAATGATTAAAAAAGAAACGCGGATGAACAAGGAACAATTTTTTGATATGTTAGTCAATGTAGGAAAAGTTTTGGCTGACATTGTTGTATTGATTGCTGGAGTTGGTTTTATCGTAGGAGCCTTGTCGGCTACAGGGGTTTCCTTCTCATTCTCCAGAGAATTGGTAGCTGCTGCTGGAGACAATACACTCCTCATTCTCCTCGGCGGAGCCATTACATGTTTCGTACTTGGTATGGGTATGACCGTATCAGCAGTCTATGTGTTCTTAGCAATTATCATGGCGCCGGCACTTGTGGCGATTGGTGTTGATCCAATTGCAGCCCATTTATTCGTTGTCTATTGGGCAACTGTATCCTATATTACACCCCCTGTTGCATTGGCAGCTTTCGCAACGGCAAGCATCGCAGGGGCGAACCCGATGAAAACCGGTTTTCAAGCGGTCCAACTTGGCGCTGTTAAATTCATTGTGCCGTTTTACATGGTGTACAATCCGGAGATTCTAATTGGGCGTGGAGAATGGACTGAAACCGTAATCGCCATTATATTGGCAACGATCGGTATATTTGTAATCGCCAGCGCTTTAGAAGGATATTTGTTAGGGGGAGGCGAGATAAATCCAATCATAAGAATTATTTTGTTTGTAGCCGGAATTATGATGTTCATCCCTCAAACTGCAGTAGAAATATCTGGGATTGTCATCATCATACTTGTCTTCCTTTTTAAATATATGACACGTTCAAAATCAGGAAAAGAAAATCTTGAAGGAGCATAA
- a CDS encoding TAXI family TRAP transporter solute-binding subunit, whose product MFKKKYFLFFALFAVLLIAAGCGNDNAGEKKGNSDNNNAASESGLPKQMTWSVYDVGSGGYAEMSAIANSLTDEYGTQVRMLPSASGVGRMIPLRDGKASIGKLGDEIQFSFEAIEEFASPEWGPQNVQGYWAPISPFGLGVKEKSDIKSIEDLKGKKVPFISGNSSINIKTEAMLAFAGLTWDDVKVVELTSYAGQGEALVQGQIDVASINPAASSMFEADSKGGVRWLEMDPDDKEGWKRVEHVASWFFPRTIDDGAGMDKDTNIMGHAYLIGGYADQDPDTVYELIKAFNDTFDKYKDATSTLYLYSKDEVLTEPRGVPFHEGAIKFFKENNMWDDEKQAKNDELVERQKKLQEAWDQAVKEAKDEGISDKDFPAFWLEKKAELVK is encoded by the coding sequence TTGTTTAAGAAAAAATACTTTCTATTTTTCGCACTTTTCGCTGTATTGCTTATAGCAGCAGGCTGCGGCAATGATAATGCTGGTGAAAAGAAAGGGAATTCAGACAATAATAACGCGGCTTCAGAATCTGGATTGCCAAAACAAATGACTTGGAGCGTATATGACGTAGGTTCTGGTGGCTATGCAGAAATGTCAGCGATCGCAAACAGTCTTACTGATGAATATGGAACACAAGTGAGAATGCTGCCTTCCGCAAGTGGCGTAGGCCGTATGATTCCTTTGAGAGACGGGAAAGCCTCGATTGGAAAATTGGGTGACGAGATTCAATTCTCATTTGAAGCGATCGAAGAATTTGCTTCACCTGAATGGGGTCCGCAAAACGTACAAGGTTATTGGGCGCCAATCAGTCCGTTTGGATTGGGTGTTAAAGAAAAATCCGATATTAAATCAATTGAAGACCTAAAAGGAAAAAAAGTTCCATTCATTAGCGGAAACTCTTCGATTAATATTAAAACGGAAGCCATGCTGGCATTCGCTGGTTTAACATGGGATGACGTGAAAGTTGTTGAGTTAACTTCTTATGCAGGGCAAGGGGAAGCGCTGGTTCAAGGACAAATTGACGTTGCAAGTATCAACCCGGCAGCTTCTTCAATGTTTGAAGCCGATAGTAAAGGCGGCGTTCGTTGGCTGGAAATGGATCCAGACGATAAAGAAGGCTGGAAACGAGTTGAACATGTTGCTTCTTGGTTCTTCCCAAGAACTATTGACGATGGCGCAGGAATGGACAAAGACACGAATATTATGGGACATGCTTATCTTATCGGAGGCTATGCAGATCAAGATCCTGATACGGTTTATGAATTAATTAAAGCTTTCAATGATACATTTGATAAGTACAAAGATGCGACAAGCACACTTTATTTATACTCAAAAGACGAAGTATTAACTGAACCACGTGGCGTACCATTCCATGAAGGAGCCATTAAATTCTTCAAGGAAAATAACATGTGGGATGATGAAAAACAAGCGAAAAACGATGAGTTAGTTGAAAGGCAGAAGAAACTTCAAGAAGCTTGGGATCAAGCTGTGAAAGAAGCGAAAGACGAAGGAATTTCTGATAAAGATTTTCCAGCATTTTGGTTAGAGAAAAAAGCAGAACTTGTGAAGTAA
- a CDS encoding sigma 54-interacting transcriptional regulator, which produces MKLENIMQPVNTYLQVHDTLKDATEYMLETKYNTIPIGDEEGNLLGIFTRSSLYRMILSGASLDSEIAPYIIKDVTITANDITMDQLIHRVQHSKVGETVILDENGKIAGLLTKQSVTRAFAELSNHLRQELNELQSLRNFNQLSTKKDPINGSSTSLYTWQDIITRDSKMEEIIQTLKKISKGSLPVLLRGASGTGKELFAHAIHASSSRSNKPFVTINCAAIPEQLLEAEFFGYEAGAFTGAERKGHAGKFELAHGGTLFLDEIGDMPLNLQSKLLRAIEGKSFYRVGGNQLIQVDVRIISATNAPLEKLIKEKKFREDLLYRLNVMSVTIPPLHERKNDILLLANTFIQQLNDELGTSVAGLAEEAAGLLYAYDWPGNIRELKNIIQRGMALTGQGQITMSSLPDELKENNMKRTIEPSNEKKELEEALIETNGNKAKATRLLGISRSTFYEKMNKYGII; this is translated from the coding sequence ATGAAACTGGAGAATATTATGCAGCCTGTCAACACATATCTTCAAGTACATGATACGTTAAAAGATGCTACAGAGTATATGCTGGAAACAAAATACAACACGATCCCAATCGGGGATGAAGAAGGCAATTTACTCGGTATTTTTACGAGGAGTTCGTTGTATCGTATGATTTTGAGTGGAGCTTCTCTCGATTCTGAAATCGCCCCGTATATTATCAAAGATGTTACGATTACAGCTAATGATATTACGATGGACCAGTTGATTCATAGAGTGCAGCATTCGAAAGTCGGCGAAACGGTCATTTTGGACGAAAATGGAAAAATCGCAGGTCTGCTGACAAAGCAAAGCGTAACAAGAGCATTTGCTGAGCTGTCAAATCATCTCAGACAAGAATTAAATGAACTTCAAAGCTTACGGAATTTTAACCAGCTTTCAACAAAAAAAGATCCGATAAATGGTTCTTCTACATCGCTCTACACATGGCAGGACATTATAACACGGGACAGCAAAATGGAAGAAATAATCCAGACCTTAAAGAAAATTTCAAAAGGCAGCTTGCCAGTCCTTCTACGCGGAGCAAGCGGAACAGGGAAAGAGTTGTTTGCTCATGCCATTCATGCAAGCAGCAGCCGTTCCAATAAACCGTTTGTTACAATTAACTGCGCGGCAATACCTGAACAGTTGCTCGAAGCCGAATTTTTTGGATACGAAGCTGGCGCTTTCACCGGGGCTGAAAGAAAGGGACATGCCGGAAAATTTGAGCTTGCACACGGCGGAACGCTTTTCTTGGATGAAATCGGCGATATGCCATTAAATTTGCAGTCGAAGCTATTGCGTGCTATTGAGGGAAAGAGCTTTTACCGTGTGGGGGGAAACCAGCTCATTCAAGTGGATGTCCGAATTATTTCTGCAACAAATGCTCCTTTGGAAAAATTAATCAAAGAAAAGAAATTTAGAGAAGATTTATTGTACCGACTGAATGTAATGAGTGTCACGATTCCCCCGCTTCACGAAAGAAAAAATGATATCCTGTTGCTTGCTAATACATTTATTCAACAATTGAATGATGAGCTGGGCACTTCGGTTGCTGGGTTAGCTGAAGAAGCGGCCGGTCTTCTTTATGCATACGACTGGCCGGGGAATATAAGGGAATTAAAAAATATCATTCAAAGGGGAATGGCTTTAACAGGGCAAGGGCAGATAACGATGTCAAGTTTGCCGGACGAATTGAAAGAAAACAACATGAAAAGAACAATAGAACCTTCCAATGAAAAGAAAGAGCTGGAGGAAGCGTTAATCGAAACGAATGGAAATAAGGCAAAAGCTACCAGATTGTTAGGAATAAGCCGGTCCACTTTTTATGAAAAAATGAATAAGTACGGCATCATATGA